One genomic segment of Gadus chalcogrammus isolate NIFS_2021 chromosome 3, NIFS_Gcha_1.0, whole genome shotgun sequence includes these proteins:
- the LOC130379363 gene encoding CD209 antigen-like protein E encodes MSQRSGDIEMHVETSAYQSYSGNQTQVFGPDYTANSKRHLHLAFLNLGLLCILQALLNITLRVHLNGPRDSPETAFPNLTCESGGWGFNKDRPTWCHTSWQMFSSGSYYVSRVRGSWNTGRTDCLERGAQLVIVNDKEELAIVTRLARDPTAAWIGMTDLRKEGSWRWLDGTLVTLDRPYWAPGQPDNAGGEDCGEIHTLANFSGFNDYDCSIRLRWICEKIPTPPEFRVLERNGA; translated from the exons ATGTCGCAGCGCTCAGGTGATATCGAGATGCACGTCGAGACCAGCGCATACCAGTCATATTCAGGGAACCAAACCCAAGTGTTTGGCCCAGATTATACCGCAAACTCAA AAAGACACCTGCACCTGGCCTTCCTCAACCTCGGCCTGCTCTGTATCCTCCAAGCTCTCCTCAACATCACTCTTAGGGTCCACCTGAACGGGCCCAGAGACTCCCCAGAGACGGCCTTTCCAAACCTGACCTGTGAGTCAGGTGGATGGGGATTTAATAAAG ACAGGCCAACATGGTGTCACACAAGCTGGCAGATGTTCAGCAGCGGTAGCTACTACGTCTCCAGAGTGCGGGGGAGCTGGAACACGGGCCGCACGGACTGCCTGGAGCGCGGGGCTCAGCTTGTCATCGTCAACGACAAAGAGGAACTG GCCATTGTGACGAGGCTGGCCAGAGATCCCACAGCAGCGTGGATCGGGATGACTGACCTGAGGAAGGAGGGCTCGTGGCGCTGGTTGGATGGAACATTAGTTACCCTCGACAG ACCCTACTGGGCCCCGGGGCAGCCCGACAACGCGGGCGGGGAGGACTGTGGAGAGATCCACACTTTGGCTAACTTCAGCGGCTTCAACGACTACGACTGCTCCATCCGGCTGAGGTGGATCTGTGAGAAAATACCCACGCCCCCGGAGTTCAGGGTGCTGGAGCGGAACGGAGCTTAA
- the naf1 gene encoding H/ACA ribonucleoprotein complex non-core subunit NAF1 isoform X1, with the protein MAGKDSSEVGEQPTQPAEQPPRPAEQLPQSAEQLPQSAEQLPQSAEQLPQSAEQLQQPAELEEEMDTKAATQSETLHAAHGNTHPPKEVDPKPAGESQAPGEASAKGDVCMDGDQWTEDRRAAPAGPGDGSEDSDSSSSSSSAASPPCVRMLDEEDDEGFSQQAQIKTRDEVLLEELPAVEELCVSLPESAEIQPIGTVTSVIQQLMIVQSLKGTPPLTEDSIIFTSDRLAVGKVFEVFGPVTTPYYVLRFNSEEEIVTKGLVVGCTVFYTPEHKEYTGYVLTKHLQNLKGSDASWKNDQEPPPESLDYSDDEEEQDAKKKKRQGSKKKKNENETSHQAHRAVAAAPQDQQPGPNYRPFPQRPRGAAPHRYRHQGPMHPHRATYQHPGHHPHAYPPPPCPYPPPMGPFSPHNYPLYPPPPHHQHLPPPHHHASSAYGPPQLPPPWPPGLHAGLHFPPPPPPPPPPPPPH; encoded by the exons ATGGCCGGTAAGGACTCATCAGAGGTCGGAGAACAACCCACACAGCCCGCAGAGCAGCCCCCACGGCCCGCAGAGCAGCTCCCACAGTCGGCAGAGCAGCTCCCACAGTCCGCCGAGCAGCTCCCACAGTCCGCCGAGCAGCTCCCACAGTCCGCAGAGCAGCTCCAACAACCCGCAGAGCTTGAGGAAGAGATGGACACTAAGGCAGCAACGCAGTCGGAGACCCTCCACGCTGCTCATGGGAATACACACCCACCAAAAGAAGTGGACCCAAAGCCCGCAGGGGAGTCCCAGGCTCCAGGGGAAGCCAGCGCCAAGGGGGACGTGTGTATGGACGGGGATCAGTGGACCGAGGACAGGCGGGCTGCCCCGGCGGGCCCTGGAGACGGTTCAGAGGACTCGGACAG ctcttcctcctcgtcctccgctgcctcccctccctgtgTTCGGATGttggatgaggaggatgatgaaggcTTTAGCCAACAGGCTCAAATCAAAACACGAGATGAGGTTCTGCTtgag GAACTTCCAGCTGTGGAGGAACTGTGTGTGTCCTTACCAGAGTCTGCAGAAATCCAGCCAATCGGAACGGTCACCAGTGTTATTCAGCAGCTCA TGATAGTCCAATCACTGAAGGGAACTCCTCCGTTGACGGAGGACAGCATCATCTTCACTTCGGACCGGCTGGCAGTAGGCAAG GTGTTTGAGGTGTTTGGCCCGGTCACCACTCCCTATTACGTGCTCCGCTTTAACTCTGAGGAAGAGATTGTTACAAaggggctggtggtgggctGCACGGTCTTCTACACACCAGAACACAAAGAATACACCGGATACGTGCTCACCAAACACCTCCAAAA tCTCAAAGGATCTGACGCGTCTTGGAAAAACGACCAGGAGCCCCCCCCAGAg TCCTTGGATTACAGTGACGATGAAGAGGAACAGGATgctaagaaaaagaaaagacagggcagcaagaagaagaagaatgaaaaCG AGACAAGCCACCAGGCCCACCGCGCTGTGGCCGCCGCACCCCAGGACCAGCAGCCAGGGCCCAACTACCGGCCCTTCCCTCAGAGGCCCCGCGGAGCAGCACCTCACCGCTACAGGCACCAGGGCCCCATGCATCCCCACCGGGCCACGTACCAACACCCCGGCCACCACCCCCACGCATATCCCCCGCCGCCCTGCCCCTACCCTCCCCCAATGGGGCCGTTCTCTCCGCATAACTACCCtctctaccctcctcctcctcaccaccaacaccttcctcctcctcaccaccacgCCTCCTCCGCCTACGGCCCTCCCCAGCTTCCCCCACCATGGCCCCCGGGTCTCCACGCGGGTCTccacttccctccccctccgccgccgcctccccctccccctcccccccactga
- the naf1 gene encoding H/ACA ribonucleoprotein complex non-core subunit NAF1 isoform X2 codes for MAGKDSSEVGEQPTQPAEQPPRPAEQLPQSAEQLPQSAEQLPQSAEQLPQSAEQLQQPAELEEEMDTKAATQSETLHAAHGNTHPPKEVDPKPAGESQAPGEASAKGDVCMDGDQWTEDRRAAPAGPGDGSEDSDSSSSSSSAASPPCVRMLDEEDDEGFSQQAQIKTRDEVLLEELPAVEELCVSLPESAEIQPIGTVTSVIQQLMIVQSLKGTPPLTEDSIIFTSDRLAVGKVFEVFGPVTTPYYVLRFNSEEEIVTKGLVVGCTVFYTPEHKEYTGYVLTKHLQNLKGSDASWKNDQEPPPESLDYSDDEEEQDAKKKKRQGSKKKKNENVDLPS; via the exons ATGGCCGGTAAGGACTCATCAGAGGTCGGAGAACAACCCACACAGCCCGCAGAGCAGCCCCCACGGCCCGCAGAGCAGCTCCCACAGTCGGCAGAGCAGCTCCCACAGTCCGCCGAGCAGCTCCCACAGTCCGCCGAGCAGCTCCCACAGTCCGCAGAGCAGCTCCAACAACCCGCAGAGCTTGAGGAAGAGATGGACACTAAGGCAGCAACGCAGTCGGAGACCCTCCACGCTGCTCATGGGAATACACACCCACCAAAAGAAGTGGACCCAAAGCCCGCAGGGGAGTCCCAGGCTCCAGGGGAAGCCAGCGCCAAGGGGGACGTGTGTATGGACGGGGATCAGTGGACCGAGGACAGGCGGGCTGCCCCGGCGGGCCCTGGAGACGGTTCAGAGGACTCGGACAG ctcttcctcctcgtcctccgctgcctcccctccctgtgTTCGGATGttggatgaggaggatgatgaaggcTTTAGCCAACAGGCTCAAATCAAAACACGAGATGAGGTTCTGCTtgag GAACTTCCAGCTGTGGAGGAACTGTGTGTGTCCTTACCAGAGTCTGCAGAAATCCAGCCAATCGGAACGGTCACCAGTGTTATTCAGCAGCTCA TGATAGTCCAATCACTGAAGGGAACTCCTCCGTTGACGGAGGACAGCATCATCTTCACTTCGGACCGGCTGGCAGTAGGCAAG GTGTTTGAGGTGTTTGGCCCGGTCACCACTCCCTATTACGTGCTCCGCTTTAACTCTGAGGAAGAGATTGTTACAAaggggctggtggtgggctGCACGGTCTTCTACACACCAGAACACAAAGAATACACCGGATACGTGCTCACCAAACACCTCCAAAA tCTCAAAGGATCTGACGCGTCTTGGAAAAACGACCAGGAGCCCCCCCCAGAg TCCTTGGATTACAGTGACGATGAAGAGGAACAGGATgctaagaaaaagaaaagacagggcagcaagaagaagaagaatgaaaaCG TGGACCTCCCATCATGA